The segment GAGAACTTAAGATATTTGCAGCAAGGATTTCTGTGTTTGGAACAGCAAATGATACTCTTCTCCAGGTTATTCCATTCCATACcatttttttcttccccaaagTAGAATTGATTGATTGGGCTCCCTATCCACCACAATCTTCACAATGTCATGGTTTCACTCCTGCTCCTAGGCCCCTTCCTCATTGTGGGTGAATGGTCCACTTGGAGAGCCAAATTTGTTATTAATAAATAAGGATGGAGTGAAAAGAATGGGGATGGTGCCTGATGCCTCCTAGGtgattaaaaagtaaaaagtaaatagAAGATGGTTCATCACAGGGGTCTCCagagttggacttcaactcccagaattcctccgacagccatggagttgaagtccataagtcttaaagagGCCAActttggagacctctggtttagCAGGAAAAAAATGGGAAGATGATTTTGGACCTCTTGACAAGCAACCTTAGAGTCCCAAACTTGGAGACCTCCAAAAACACTAAAATGGCTTGCCTCCACTCTtgtggtgctccatcactggtagtttttaagaagagattggagaactACTTGTCTTCTACTTGAGCAGagagatggactagaagacctccaaggtcccttccaactctgttattctgtaattctgatatgctaagtcagaggtcttcaaacttggcaactttaagacttgtggacttcaactcccagaattatcgaGTCAGTATAGcataggcatacaaatccaataaataaatgaataaataaatagttggctggagaattctgggagttgaagtccacaagtcttaaagttgccaagtttaaggaCTCCTGTTCTAAGTGATTGTTAGGAAAGCCATCAGGTTGTCAGGATTAACATCTTGCGTGGCCTGCAATATCCAAGACCACCAATTTCACCATGGGTCCATTTCTTGGTCTTTTGGAAATGACAGCCCTCTGTGACGGGAAGTTATTTTTCTCTCGAGCCTCCCACTGGTGTTTTGTTCCCAAGACCAAGAAACAAAACCTGCAGTTCACAATACACATTAAGCAATTTATTGACTCAGGCAACTGATATCGCAGCCCGCCTTATATGCCCAAACcctgggcagttcacaacaacagcattgaaaacatgttttaaaaaatgccatTACGTGTTTTGGGCATAGAGTGGTGACATTTGCAACAAATGGTTAAAGCCATGATGTAGCTTGAGGGTAGGAGGGAGACATCCTGCGACTCAGTGCCTGGGCCTGCATATAACCGAGAGTCCTCTAATTTGTTGGTTTGACCTTTAATCTGCAGAGAGTCCTCGATTTAAGACAACCGAGTccaaaatttttattgctaaatgagacagttaagtgaattttgccacattttacaatCTCTTTTGCCTCAGTTGTTGTGGGAATCGCTGCATTTGTTATGGTTATTAAATGCATCTGGcttccccccattgactttgcttgttggaaggtcgcaaaaggggataaTGTGACCCCTGGTttctgcagccatcataaatatgagacagtgactaagcatctgaattttgtttacGTGACCAAGGGGGTGGTGTAACAGTCATGAGTGTGAAAAAGTCATTTTTTGCTGATACGTCATTTTTTtcggtgctgttgtaactttgaacagtcactaaacaaatggttataaattgagggctacctataCTAATTCATACAGCCTTCTTTACAATTATTTTCAAGTATGGTTTGTTCAGCAAATCATAAGAAACAAATCATGGTTTGAGCTGACTGGTGGTGAGCGCTTTGAGGGCTGTTCTCGGTTTGGGTGATTCCTGCTTCCGTTGGCAGAAAATAGTGGTACCGTTTTCTAGCGGCTGAAGTCACGGGTGGTTCCATCAGTGGACTAGTGTttagggcagtgttccctctaattttttgggggggtgggcggaaaagtatagtgtctgagcggcagtccctttgggactgggcagcacagaaataataaataaataaacaaacaaacaaacaaacaaataaataaataaataaataaataaataaataaataaataaataaaaacccaccctgttttgccttaaagaatttcaaaataaaatactgcactgtgtgtctgcaacagtgagctcataatagggcaactctatcaatatcaaaatgccacttaaatagttgagctagtttcaaactagattttgattttctttctctcttccttactcccattctttttctttctcttttccttcctctcttttttctatctgtttctctctcttcctctcttcctctctctctccttccctctcactctttccctctcggcttctgggcaggtttggaaaactctgagttgatgatgatttttaagtgagcgattgctcactgctcagcttagagggaactatggtttagGGGCTGAATGACCTTCTAAATCTAATGTATCAGTCAAGGAGTCAAGATCTCCTGCCCACTGTTGCAAATGGGGCCATAATCTGTCTCGCTGCATAACCCGTGGCTTCTGCAGATTCACATAGACCCATCCCTTTACGGTACTTATTGAACAATAATCTGCAGGTATGGACAAGTTTGTTGATGTGACCTTCCTCAAACCAATCTTTTGAGGTTTGAGAATGTGTCAGCTCAAACAAAGAGCATTCACGTGTTCAAGCTGTATGCTGGGTTGGCAAGGTTTTACCAATGTTTCTTTAGCATTGCTGGGCCTCCTTCTTCCCAGCCTAATAATCAGGCTGAATTTAATGGGCAGATCTATAAGCAGGCTTTTGTTTGTAAGGTTTGTTCATATCCTTTTAGAAAAGTGCATTATTTTAGTATGAGAAGTATACTGTGGTAATGCCTGCTATAATGGggcatccttggtgctctctgagcttgcttgttttcttgcagatgtttcattacccaaaataGCCAGCATCATCAGTACTAGGTTaactcccctctctcctttctagcactgatgatgttacctagtatgGTCAATGAACTGTCTGCaaccaccaagttcagagagcaccaaggaccgctaatttcaaccctgagatacaaatgttctcctttattgataacttgctctttttattattatcaacTCCATTAACTTATACTATATTGTATATACTATATACTTTAACTATATTGAggatacaatatttttaaaaaagttttttcccccattaATTAAAGAAGGGATCAAGTCCTATTTATCCATGGTGTGCCACCTCGGACTTTTTCGGTGTTGTTAAAAGGATCCCTTATTTGCAGAGATTGGTTAAAAATACCTGATGCTGTTTATAAAAAGTGTTCTCCCACCATTTCTGATCATCAAACCCTCTCTGCTGCCAGAAAGTGATTTTCTAGTGAAAATAAATTTGGTCCGGTTGCTTAGAGTTCCATGACTACAAAGGATATTTAAGAATCTCTTTGCAATTGACCGATCCAGCAGTGAAGATCGGCTGAAATTAAGCATTGGAAAGTTCCTTAACTTAATTTTGCAACAGAGGAAATATTTCCTTTTGTCAGCCTGGAATTTCTTGCTCATCTTTGAGTTATTGAGTTACAGAGAAAGATTGAGTTTTAAACTGCATTTACTTCCACTTTGATCAGCAGGGTGCTGCTCACAGGTAAATGGATGTTGCCTCAATCTTTTCAGAATAAAGTTCTGTTATCTTACTTAGTTGCAGAAGAGATTAAGAGCAGAATGGATGGATTTGGAGAGAGTTGCAAGGAGCAGAATTAGAAATTGCTGGCAAGGCAGGGAGGCATCTCTGGTACAAAAGTACATTCCTCAGGTGGCAAATGGTAGTTGGGCTGGTAATAGAGCATGGGCAGCATGGAAACGTCGTGCAAACAGCCAAAGACGGTTTCTGGAAAGGGTGTGTATGAAGTCAACCCTGATCAAAATCAGACAGGGAGACAATCAGTCCACCATCAACCCCCTCCCAGCAAATTCCCTTCTCTTCACTGTGCCAGTTTATGGAGCTGTTTTGGAAATTGGCATTGCGAACTCTCATAATAAGGTAGCTGTAAACTGAACCCTTCAAAATGGGTGCTTTACAAGGCTGGTTACATTtgcttaaattaattaataaaaaatttaaaatatattaaaataagggCAAGAAAAAGGGCAGGGAGGTTGTCCCTTTTCTTGTAAGTTTTTATAAGTGCAGCTTTCATTTTATTGAATAATCGGCTCGGCTTATTAAGCAGCTCTCGTTAATTGTAATAAAAATGGCCACTACGGAAAAGTAATTGGGTTTTATTCCTTTAGATAAATATGGTGGTGTTGATGAGGATTCAAAGTAAAGCAGTACTGGTACCAATCGATCGCCAAGTTGGTTTGAAGTGCAACTCTTATCCTAGGCATTGGGGGACTGATGGAAATTTAATCCAAAAATACTGTCAGGGTTTGGGGAAAATCTGGAAGCTGTTTTGCAAGAGACCCAATTGAGAGAATTTATTAGAATGCAAATTGTCAAGGCAGCCTGAGTTTTCTTTATTTGCAAAGTTCCTCGTTTATTTTAAGAACATTTATTGGGTGCAATGCTGaagaaatactttaaaaaaaaaaaaaattagataaaaTTATAAGCGATTTCTTTTGTTTGTGGGAGCTGAGTGGAATTTCCAGACCTGGGCAGTTTATAAATAATGAAAACTGATTTTATTCTGAATTTTCTGCAGATACTTAATTTATCGCTTTTGGAACAAGGATTTCTTAGGATTAATGGATCTTAGTTGGAGCTGGGAGTCCATTCCTCTCTTGTTAAATGTCATTGAATTGTGCTCTAAGTTGTAACTCCTTTTATTTTTCATTGGCAAAATTCTGTTCTGCCatacgaaataataataataataatcaaaatgcaAAACTTAAACAGCTTATGTGATCAGTCTTTCTTAGTTTAATATGTAccttaatttagtttagtttagtttaaaagTGACCGTCTTGctatttgtaatattttataggttttcctatttttttctgtGAAATCCTATCTCAGGACCTCACTATTATTCTCTACGCATGGATCCTAAGCATAAAGGAAGCACAGAACCTTTCTTTTCCCCGAAACCACCCAGATTCCTTGAAtacaacttctttttttaaaaaacctcaacaACCTCCCTTCCACTCCACGTACCTCTGTGGGTTCGTTGTAGTATGAGGTCCACTCAGAGATGTCGTGCGATTCCATTTTAACCGAGCCCAGCATTCCAAAATCCcggagaggaaaaataatggcTTCTCCGTGCTTAAAATTTCAAGGAGAATGGGAAAATCCTCCAGTTGGTTTCTTAGGAAAGTTTTAATGCTCCTCTGCTTCCCCCAAGTGCGTTCGTTTTGAAACTCGGCCTAAACCCACAgtccgaaagaaagaaagattgatcTTGGAATGGTctgccttcctttttttcccaaaGTGTGCAGTGGCACTTTGGGAGCCAAAGACTCAAGATGCCCAGAAGTCAGAAGAGTCAACAGGTTCCCATGATTAtaggactctgggatgataggacTCCCAAATCCATCCAGTTTTGGGAACCAAAGTCCAGGAGGACTTGCAGGGGGCTGCCTTTGGGATGTATGCAAGCTGTTTGCTTCAGTCGAAACCTGGACTGCTAGTTGTCCCGCGGTCCTCTCCcagtatctgaagggctgtcacctGGACAGGTCTGAGTCTTTATAAAGCCACCTCTTTATCCCAACACTCCTCCTGCTGGTTGACATTTGAAAAATTACCGCGCTCTCTAGTTAGCTGGCCCTGGCAAGTGAGGGAAACCAGGTCCCCCTGCCACCTGGTGGAAGAAATTGGGTGGCTAAATGATGTCACAAGTTGGTTGAACTTTATGGGGAACAGACTGTTTTGCATCAGGCCACTAGACAGCTTGGTGATGACAAAAACATTGCAGCCTACGGGCGTATTGAATTTATTTCATTGTACATATTGTGATTTCTACTTCACACCAAGCAGGGACATATTGGCTATGTCTAGTCTAAGGAAGAGGACAATTAATGGTGAtgggatagcagccttccaatatttgaggggctgccccaaagaagaaggggtccaCTTCTTCTCCaaagcaggagaagaagcaaaggatggaaactaatcaaggagggatcCAACCTAATCCTAAGTAGAAATTTCCTCAACAATTTCCCTGAACAATTCACCAGTGGagtggcttgcctccagaagttgtgggtgctccaccactggaggcttttaagaagggattggacTTACTACAATTCATTTTGTGTCggtttgaagttacagtggcactaaaAAAAGGATTTATGGTCATTGTTCACACTTGAAACCTCTGCAGTATCTTCatggttttttatttaaaatttggacacttggcaactactGTAGTTgctatttatgatgattgcaatgTCCTGAGTGACATGTGAACCTGCTTTgctaccttctgacaagccagcgGGGAagcgagattcacttaacaaccgtgttcctaatttatcaactgcagtgatccacttaataactgtggcaagaaaggtcataaaatggagcaaacctCAGCAGCAAAATTGGTGCTGTTCTTCTTATTTTGGGCTTTCCTGGACCACTTCTACTGATTCTCCTTCTACCACATGAGCCAGAATTCCCCATTGCTTGGGtcaatgctgggagttgaagtcaacaagtcttaaaagtggccaaattCGGAGAGCCCTGCTAAAGATCCTTGATTgcagaggaatgatgagaaggaacCACATCTCACGTGCTCCAGATCTGACCGGACTTCAGCTGACCCAGAGGTGGGCGAGCAAGTAGGCTGGGAGAAGACCCAGGTTCTTCCACTTGGTTGGAGGTCACCTTGCAGCAGAGCTGATGTTGAGAAACATggtgagcctcggtggtgcagtggttaagagtgcactactgcaagctacttctgctgatcaccagctgcctgcagtttggcagatcaaatctcaccaggctcaaggttgactcagccttccctccttccaaggttggtaaaacgaggacccagattgttgggggcaagaggctgattttgtaaactgcttagagagggctgtgaaagcactgtggagcggtatataaatgtatattaaacgttaagtctaaatgctattgctatcactaTCACAGCTTCATGAGATGGGGCTGAGAGGTTCTCCCTTTTCTAGGGTAGCTTTGGGTAACCTGGTCTTCCAATTTGAGATTCATAAATTATTTTAGATGAATAGTTGCAAGAATTGGGAATGTttggtctatttatttattggggttTGGATTTGTggcctgcccctctccgaggacttggagcgtcCACAAaagggagtcaacttattttccaaaacacctgaaggcagaacaagcaacggatgaaaactaatccaggagagatccaacctaaaactaaggagaaatttcctgattatGAACTAttataatcagtggaacaacttgccttcagaagttgtgagggctccatcactgaaggtcttcaagaaaagattggacagccatttgtccagaataggGACAAGGCAATAAGGCAagagtgtccaaccttggcagcttcaagacttgtggatttcaactcctagcatggatctcctgcttgatcaagacctccaaggtcccttcggactctgttattttataattCTCTTACACCTTCACCCTTTGCTCCTGCCCATGCTATGTGAGATTGTTGATTGTGAACAACTGCCTGTTTTGCTGGTGACATGGCTTTCATGAGAAAATGATGAACAGAACTCCACCATCTCTCTATCCCTTCTGGACTCAGACATTGTCCATGAAATGTGACTGAGATCAGACGCCCATCATCACTGTAGCCCCTGCCGTCCGTCACCTTCCTGACAAATTTGTGGGACGAATAAACTAGACAAAGGGAAAGTTCAGATGACCAGCAAACTTGTACCtaaggtgtgtttgtgtgtcagtacatacacagacacacaataGCGGAGAAGGAGAGGAATCCATGGAAAAAAAAGATAACCAAGTTTATTGACAGAGAcaagtaaaagaaaatacaaaaacaagtttaaccttctctctctctctcccccctctcccccaagTTTTCAATGTGGGGATCTGATCCCCACATCTTCTCCCGTCTGACCTCTTCCCCCGTCGCAACACAAACACACCCCAAAGTCAGCAGAACCATCAACAAGTGAAACAGATGtggaaccacacacacacacgcacacacatcagAGGTTATGGGGTGGTGCCTGTATTTTAGTCCCCTGCACCTCCAAATCCCATCACACCAAGTGTACCAtaacccccactccccccccttaTGGATTTATGGCCTCCCTTCTTTAATTAAgaatcctttttttcccctggctgCCTAACCCCATTTCGTCACTTGAGAACTAGGAAACCAACGGATCCAGGAGATCCTTCTCTGTCCCAGGATTCCTCTGGAGGAGGCGAGGAAGCAGAACTGGACTTGGGGGCCGGGGGTTTGCCCTGTGCCTTCCTGAGCAAGGATAAAACCCACAGCACCCCAGAACAGTCTCCCTATCCAACCTGACCCCATTATTCCCAGCTGAGCTCATCTTTTAAGCTGTGAATACACCTGAAGACGTATTCTCTGTTCTTTTATTCTTCCAAGGGAGCTCGTGCATCAGACCGAATTATGGATTGGGTCCACAATTCAGTGTTTTCCTCCGCACACCCTTCTCAATCCTGGCCTTTCTAGGACCTCTACAATCTCCCACTTGACAAATTATGCATTTTAACAACAACTAAAAGAAACCCTTATTTTTGGCGTGCATGCTTAGTCTTTTGGTATGAAAaataccccacccacccccgcctaACTGAAGATCAACACGCGAGGCactttttccatccctctcttcctcctgctTCCTCCTAATTTCCcagccctcctttctccttctgcccCCCACAACCATTCCCCACGACatgcctccttcccctcccttcccctccctggaTCCACACAGCAGACTGTTGAACACGAAGAACGGTGTCCAGCAACAGGCTGTGATGGCCAGGCCATATGAACGATACGTACAGAGACTGACCACCCAACGGGGAGGAGGCCTCTGAATGCAGTGGAATGGGGAAACGTGAGAACGTGAAGCTGAAACCAGGATGAAGTAGCACCTAAGGGACCGGTGTGGGGCTGGGGAAGTGTTCGGGAAAGAGTCAAACATCAAGACATCAGAGAAAAGTGGGACGTAGGATCTTTGTGGCGAGCAGGATGCCCCAAGGAACTTCTGAAATTTCAGAAATGCATCTGCTGAGCTTGTCAACCCCGCATTTCAGCCTCCCCATCCCGCAAGTGAGTAGTTcatcccccctcctcccctccccccctgtaGTAGGTTACATAGATGTGACTTCAGATATAAGCTGGCTATGGAAATaggatttaaaaaatagaactaTTTACAGCCCCGCCCCCAAGTCTGCAGTGGGTCGCAGAGGATGTCAGAGAGGCAATAAGTTACTGCAGTCCCTGCCCCGGCTGCAGGAGCCAAAGTGGGTAGGGGGCATCCCGTGGCACACCGTCCCGGATCGTCGCTGctcctcctctgccgccgccTTCACGGATCGCGCTCCTTTTTTACTTTGACATCCCCCACGAGGATGGTGGCGATCTCGCCCTGCATGAAGGCCCAGGGCACGTTGGAGCCCACCAGGGGGCACTTCTCCCCGCTGGGGCAGTAGACCTCGCCGGCTGCTCCTTGGCCTTTAATGAAATCCCGCGAACAGGGGAAGCAGAACTTGTGGCCCGGCACCGACGGACACTGCACAAAGTGGGTGTCCTCCAGCCGCTCGTGGCAGATGGTGCAGCAGAGCGGGGCGCTGCCGGCCCCTCCAGACGAGTCGGGGGCGCTCTGGGTGCCGCTGGGCTCTGCCGCCCCAGAAGAGTGGGCTCCggaggacgaggacgaggaggaggacgaggaagaagaggtggtggtggtggccgcTTGGCCCGGCTCTCCGTTGCGGGGCACCAAGCGGTGGGGTCCCGAGGCGGCTGGGGAGGCTGGGCTGGTGCTGTTCTGCCGGGCGGTGGTGGAGTGGACCGGGTTGAGCTCCTTGCCGCCCAGGGTGTCGGCCACGTTCTTCAGGGCGGTGATGGGCGAGGGGTCGTTGCGCAGGGAGCCCTCGGGCAGGCCAGCCTGGGTGGGCAGGTGAGCCAGGCCCGGGGGCGGGTAGAGGCCGGCCGAGGAGGATCCCGGGGGCAGCCAGTGCTggcgctgttgctgctgctgcagctgctCCTCGCCCGTCAGCTTCCCGGCGGCCAGGTCCCCCTCGGGCTCCGGGGAAGCCTTGCGGCGCCTCAGgcccgggcgggtgggcggcgcgGCCCGCAGCAGCACGTTGGGCGGCCCAGCGGCCGCGGAGCCGTCGAGGAACTGCTGGGGCATGGCGTCGGGCGCGGGCAGCTCGCGGAAGTAGCGCACGGCCTCGGTGAAGAGCTCGGCCAGGAGGCGCCAGTCGCCCGAGCCGTGGCGCTTCTCGTACTCGAGGTACTTGTAGCCCGACGAGAGCACCTTGCCCGGCTCCTTCAAGCAGTCCTGGAACATCTGCTTGGCCACGGCCAGCACGCCGGCGAAGACGTTGCCCGAACCGCACGGGTACTCGGCGAAGAGCTTGAGCTCGTACTCGTAGCCCGGCCGGGCGGCGGCGTCGAAGGCGAAGATGCGGCCGGTGAGCGAGTGGTCCTTCTTGAAGCGGACGGTGAAGGGCGCGCAGCCGCACAGCGCCAGCAGCTGCTCCCGCACCGCCTTGGGCTTGCCGTGCCACTCCTCGGCGCGGGCCCGCATGGCCTCGTTCAGCTCGGCCAGGCACTCGCTGTGCCGCGCCTTCTCCTTCTCGTACTCGTAGCCCGCCCGCGACGACGCCGGCTTGGCCAGCTCGCCCAGCAGCGGCGAGGCCAGGGGCAGCGGGCCCGGCGCGGGACGCACGGCCGCCGCCAGCATCAGCCCCGGCGGAGCCACCAGCCCGGGCGGCGCCGGACCCACCAGA is part of the Erythrolamprus reginae isolate rEryReg1 chromosome 11, rEryReg1.hap1, whole genome shotgun sequence genome and harbors:
- the IRF2BP1 gene encoding interferon regulatory factor 2-binding protein 1, which encodes MSSVQASRRQWCYLCDLPKMPWAMIWDFSEAVCRGCVNFEGADRIELLIETARQLKRSHAMPEGRSPGPPGAKQAKDGGGSGLERYERARLAGPDYALSPRLPNGLARGGEEAGGEGSRQSPTARRALVGPAPPGLVAPPGLMLAAAVRPAPGPLPLASPLLGELAKPASSRAGYEYEKEKARHSECLAELNEAMRARAEEWHGKPKAVREQLLALCGCAPFTVRFKKDHSLTGRIFAFDAAARPGYEYELKLFAEYPCGSGNVFAGVLAVAKQMFQDCLKEPGKVLSSGYKYLEYEKRHGSGDWRLLAELFTEAVRYFRELPAPDAMPQQFLDGSAAAGPPNVLLRAAPPTRPGLRRRKASPEPEGDLAAGKLTGEEQLQQQQQRQHWLPPGSSSAGLYPPPGLAHLPTQAGLPEGSLRNDPSPITALKNVADTLGGKELNPVHSTTARQNSTSPASPAASGPHRLVPRNGEPGQAATTTTSSSSSSSSSSSSGAHSSGAAEPSGTQSAPDSSGGAGSAPLCCTICHERLEDTHFVQCPSVPGHKFCFPCSRDFIKGQGAAGEVYCPSGEKCPLVGSNVPWAFMQGEIATILVGDVKVKKERDP